The Eleutherodactylus coqui strain aEleCoq1 chromosome 6, aEleCoq1.hap1, whole genome shotgun sequence genome window below encodes:
- the ZNHIT2 gene encoding zinc finger HIT domain-containing protein 2, which translates to MQTLEADIVFPGRSSSPNPSDNGGPGPAVCALCLSAAGKYTCPRCNAPYCSLPCYKGARHSACSELFYRDSVLQALREQDGGGRREMEELLLRLREEQEGDINDEGGGLWHSLSRQEKEHFNKLVSSGHIGSLVPRWTPWWEAPAGWKIVQLPEAEQELRHVGLAPTGGHDNGTNPVGGGAPLTDVATVTGQVLTEKTDEGQMVNERNDSIEISSAKTVSLPSGNHGDHADSPQDARVDDALQGDPSKPNVSPVPPLLRSVPSLCSLTRNPSMLVRFTLVNVIYSYSFSLMRHNGDLTDDEDMVDFVGTLLGVSGALSTTTVYNSTAHALKSAVRAAADPLLGGDEGVAVLAMGATAKILLGDGGERYSLAALSHLYRLLGRIRKVVAEEKDVKKEAFNAKKKCLFLAAWVKENGERLAVLSAEVMREYKQELKDRNELAEISQGLQRAWGGKRPPAKKTLIEEVN; encoded by the coding sequence ATGCAGACGCTGGAAGCTGATATTGTCTTCCCAGGCCGCAGTTCTTCTCCTAACCCGAGTGACAATGGCGGCCCCGGCCCAGCGGTGTGCGCCCTGTGCCTGTCTGCTGCCGGGAAGTACACGTGTCCGCGGTGTAACGCCCCCTACTGCAGCCTTCCGTGTTACAAGGGGGCCCGGCACTCGGCCTGCTCCGAGCTTTTCTACAGGGACTCCGTGCTGCAGGCTCTGCGGGAGCAAGAtggtggggggaggagggagatggaggagctACTGCTGAGACtgcgggaggagcaggagggggacattAATGATGAGGGCGGCGGCTTGTGGCACAGTCTGTCCCGCCAAGAGAAGGAACACTTCAACAAGCTGGTATCGAGCGGCCATATTGGTTCGCTGGTCCCTCGGTGGACGCCGTGGTGGGAAGCGCCAGCAGGGTGGAAGATCGTGCAGCTGCCGGAGGCTGAGCAAGAGCTACGCCATGTTGGCCTCGCGCCAACCGGTGGACATGACAACGGCACCAACCCAGTTGGCGGTGGTGCGCCATTAACTGATGTTGCCACGGTGACGGGACAAGTTCTTACCGAGAAGACTGATGAAGGCCAGATGGTCAATGAAAGGAATGACTCCATTGAGATCTCCAGTGCGAAAACTGTAAGTCTGCCATCTGGTAACCATGGTGACCATGCTGACAGTCCACAGGATGCCCGTGTAGATGATGCCCTACAAGGAGATCCAAGCAAGCCTAACGTATCGCCGGTCCCACCGCTTCTGCGTTCCGTGCCGTCCTTGTGCTCTCTTACCCGTAACCCCTCCATGTTGGTTCGCTTCACTCTGGTCAACGTGATTTACAGCTATTCCTTCTCCCTCATGCGGCATAACGGCGACCTGACTGACGATGAGGACATGGTGGATTTCGTAGGGACCTTGCTTGGCGTGTCCGGTGCTCTTAGCACAACCACGGTGTACAACTCCACCGCTCACGCTCTGAAGAGCGCCGTACGAGCCGCCGCCGACCCCTTGTTGGGTGGAGATGAAGGGGTCGCTGTTTTGGCAATGGGGGCTACAGCTAAAATCCTCCTGGGTGACGGCGGGGAACGGTATTCGCTGGCTGCGCTCTCCCACTTGTACCGCCTGCTGGGAAGGATCCGGAAAGTCGTGGCGgaagaaaaggatgtgaaaaaagaAGCCTTCAATGCCAAGAAAAAATGCTTGTTCCTAGCGGCGTGGGTGAAGGAGAACGGCGAGCGCTTGGCTGTCTTATCTGCGGAGGTCATGAGGGAGTATAAGCAGGAGCTGAAGGACCGCAACGAGCTGGCAGAGATCTCACAAGGACTTCAGCGGGCCTGGGGGGGAAAACGACCGCCGGCCAAAAAGACACTCATAGAAGAGGTCAACTGA